One Cucumis sativus cultivar 9930 chromosome 1, Cucumber_9930_V3, whole genome shotgun sequence DNA segment encodes these proteins:
- the LOC101204597 gene encoding serine/threonine-protein kinase TOUSLED isoform X1, with translation MSDDMLLHFSSNSSNQSDQSLPTKMAKLEARMVGKTSSIPPPAQSQSTRTSVSSAGKFAATESLIEPSTSSDSDDGTGDGFLIQANTQKRQKLQDANDSTLPERAEAFQAVEEGKQNVVETIESKKNVDVNRKKQARGRGQSLSNRGRGSRVNDQMKSQISLSTIPPTNGQHDSLYLKDGMCKEQLRVDNRSPMEEELVSLRAKVASLEEDLRKLRQESSEYQNLYRELEKELKEIKEYEQQMKPKRTKVLSDLLISVSKAERQEARMKVRQDSLRLGNVGVIRAGTVISETWEDGQALKDLNAHLKQLLETKEAIERQRKSLKKRQPDKGDGSDAEPGAQEEDSFIQDEIYKSRLASIKREEETILRERDRYEIDKGRLIREMKRIRDEDGSRFNNFQILNCRYALLNLLGKGGFSEVYKQAYDLVEHRYVACKLHGLNAQWSEEKKQSYIRHAIREYNIHKTLVHTHIVRLWDIFEIDQNTFCTVLEYCSGKDLDAVLKSTPILPEKEARIIIVQIFHGLVYLNKRTQKIIHYDLKPGNVLFDELGVAKVTDFGLSKIVEDDVGSQGMELTSQGAGTYWYLPPECFELSKTPLISSKVDVWSAGVLLYQMLFGRRPFGHDQTQERILREDTIIKARKVDFPTRPAVSNEAKDFIRRCLTYNQADRPDVLTIAQDSYLTYLKK, from the exons ATGTCGGATGATATGCTGCTTCATTTCTCCTCCAATTCATCCAACCAATCGGACCAGTCTTTGCCGACCAAAATGGCTAAGCTCGAAGCTCGTATGGTGGGTAAGACCTCGTCCATCCCGCCGCCTGCTCAGTCGCAGTCAACCAGGACTTCTGTCTCATCTGCTGGGAAATTTGCTGCCACTGAAAGTTTGATCGAGCCATCTACTTCTAGTGATTCTGATGATGGT ACTGGAGATGGATTCCTCATCCAAGCCAACACTCAAAAGCGCCAGAAACTTCAAGATGCCAATGACTCGACACTTCCTGAACGTGCTGAG gcATTTCAGGCAGTGGAAGAAGGAAAGCAAAATGTAGTGGAAACCATAGAATCCAAAAAGAATGTGGATGTAAATAGGAAAAAACAAGCTAGAGGAAGGGGACAATCCCTCTCAAATCGAGGTCGTGGGTCAAGAGTAAATGATCAGATGAAATCACAAATTTCTCTCTCAACAATTCCACCCACGAATGGTCAACATGACAGTTTATACCTTAAG GATGGAATGTGTAAGGAGCAGCTTCGGGTAGATAATCGCTCTCCAATGGAG GAAGAGTTGGTTTCTTTACGGGCAAAAGTCGCTTCATTGGAGGAGGATTTACGTAAATTACGTCAGGAGTCTTCTGAATATCAAAATCTTTACCGTGAATTAGAAAAG GAATTGAAGGAGATCAAGGAGTACGAACAGCAAATGAAGCCTAAG AGAACAAAAGTACTATCGGATTTGCTGATATCTGTTTCGAAAGCTGAAAGGCAGGAAGCGAGGATGAAAGTCCGACAAGACTCCTTGAGACTCGGCAATGTGGGTGTCATCAG AGCTGGGACAGTCATATCTGAAACGTGGGAGGATGGACAAGCACTGAAAGATCTAAATGCTCATCTT AAACAATTACTAGAAACCAAGGAGGCCATTGAACGGCAGCGCAAGTCCTTGAAGAAAAGACAGCCAg acaAAGGCGATGGAAGCGATGCAGAACCAGGAGCCCAGGAAGAGGACAGTTTTATTCAAGATGAGATCTATAAATCCCGTCTGGCAAGCATTAAGCGA GAAGAGGAAACGATTCTACGTGAAAGGGACCGATATGAAATTGATAAAGGAAGGCTTATACGTGAAATGAAGCGGATACGAGATGAAGATGGCTCTCGTTTCAacaattttcagattttaaaTTGCAGATATGCTCTTTTAAACCTTCTTGGGAAAGGAGGATTCAGTGAGGTTTACAAG CAGGCTTATGACTTGGTAGAGCATAGATACGTGGCATGTAAGCTGCATGGGTTGAATGCTCAGTGGAGTGAAGAGAAGAAGCAAAGTTATATAAGGCATGCTATTAGGGAGTACAATATCCACAAAACATTGGTGCATACTCACATTGTTCGGCTCTGGGACATTTTTGAGATTGATCAAAATACATTCTGTACAGTCTTAGAATATTGTAGCG gGAAGGATCTTGATGCGGTTCTCAAGTCAACACCAATATTACCTGAAAAAGAAGCCAGGATTATCATAGTTCAGATATTTCATGGCCTTGTTTACTTGAACAAAAGGACACAAAAAATTATCCATTATGACCTGAAACCTGGTAACGTTTTATTTGATGAACTAGGTGTCGCAAAAGTGACAGATTTTGGTCTCAGTAAAATAGTTGAGGATGATGTCGGATCACAGGGTATGGAACTTACATCGCAGGGCGCTGGAACATATTG GTATTTACCTCCTGAATGCTTTGAGCTCAGCAAGACTCCTTTAATATCATCCAAG GTTGATGTCTGGTCAGCTGGTGTACTACTATATCAAATGCTCTTTGGCAGACGTCCATTTGGACACGATCAAACGCAAGAAAGAATACTTCGTGAAGACACGATTATAAAAGCTCGTAAAGTTGATTTCCCTACTCGACCAGCTGTCTCAAACGAGGCGAAG GATTTTATACGCCGTTGTTTGACGTATAACCAAGCTGATAGACCCGATGTTTTGACAATTGCTCAAGATTCATACCTAACCTATTTGAAGAAGTGA
- the LOC101204597 gene encoding serine/threonine-protein kinase TOUSLED isoform X2, which yields MSDDMLLHFSSNSSNQSDQSLPTKMAKLEARMVGKTSSIPPPAQSQSTRTSVSSAGKFAATESLIEPSTSSDSDDGTGDGFLIQANTQKRQKLQDANDSTLPERAEAFQAVEEGKQNVVETIESKKNVDVNRKKQARGRGQSLSNRGRGSRVNDQMKSQISLSTIPPTNGQHDSLYLKDGMCKEQLRVDNRSPMEEELVSLRAKVASLEEDLRKLRQESSEYQNLYRELEKELKEIKEYEQQMKPKRTKVLSDLLISVSKAERQEARMKVRQDSLRLGNVGVIRAGTVISETWEDGQALKDLNAHLKQLLETKEAIERQRKSLKKRQPDKGDGSDAEPGAQEEDSFIQDEIYKSRLASIKREEETILRERDRYEIDKGRLIREMKRIRDEDGSRFNNFQILNCRYALLNLLGKGGFSEVYKAYDLVEHRYVACKLHGLNAQWSEEKKQSYIRHAIREYNIHKTLVHTHIVRLWDIFEIDQNTFCTVLEYCSGKDLDAVLKSTPILPEKEARIIIVQIFHGLVYLNKRTQKIIHYDLKPGNVLFDELGVAKVTDFGLSKIVEDDVGSQGMELTSQGAGTYWYLPPECFELSKTPLISSKVDVWSAGVLLYQMLFGRRPFGHDQTQERILREDTIIKARKVDFPTRPAVSNEAKDFIRRCLTYNQADRPDVLTIAQDSYLTYLKK from the exons ATGTCGGATGATATGCTGCTTCATTTCTCCTCCAATTCATCCAACCAATCGGACCAGTCTTTGCCGACCAAAATGGCTAAGCTCGAAGCTCGTATGGTGGGTAAGACCTCGTCCATCCCGCCGCCTGCTCAGTCGCAGTCAACCAGGACTTCTGTCTCATCTGCTGGGAAATTTGCTGCCACTGAAAGTTTGATCGAGCCATCTACTTCTAGTGATTCTGATGATGGT ACTGGAGATGGATTCCTCATCCAAGCCAACACTCAAAAGCGCCAGAAACTTCAAGATGCCAATGACTCGACACTTCCTGAACGTGCTGAG gcATTTCAGGCAGTGGAAGAAGGAAAGCAAAATGTAGTGGAAACCATAGAATCCAAAAAGAATGTGGATGTAAATAGGAAAAAACAAGCTAGAGGAAGGGGACAATCCCTCTCAAATCGAGGTCGTGGGTCAAGAGTAAATGATCAGATGAAATCACAAATTTCTCTCTCAACAATTCCACCCACGAATGGTCAACATGACAGTTTATACCTTAAG GATGGAATGTGTAAGGAGCAGCTTCGGGTAGATAATCGCTCTCCAATGGAG GAAGAGTTGGTTTCTTTACGGGCAAAAGTCGCTTCATTGGAGGAGGATTTACGTAAATTACGTCAGGAGTCTTCTGAATATCAAAATCTTTACCGTGAATTAGAAAAG GAATTGAAGGAGATCAAGGAGTACGAACAGCAAATGAAGCCTAAG AGAACAAAAGTACTATCGGATTTGCTGATATCTGTTTCGAAAGCTGAAAGGCAGGAAGCGAGGATGAAAGTCCGACAAGACTCCTTGAGACTCGGCAATGTGGGTGTCATCAG AGCTGGGACAGTCATATCTGAAACGTGGGAGGATGGACAAGCACTGAAAGATCTAAATGCTCATCTT AAACAATTACTAGAAACCAAGGAGGCCATTGAACGGCAGCGCAAGTCCTTGAAGAAAAGACAGCCAg acaAAGGCGATGGAAGCGATGCAGAACCAGGAGCCCAGGAAGAGGACAGTTTTATTCAAGATGAGATCTATAAATCCCGTCTGGCAAGCATTAAGCGA GAAGAGGAAACGATTCTACGTGAAAGGGACCGATATGAAATTGATAAAGGAAGGCTTATACGTGAAATGAAGCGGATACGAGATGAAGATGGCTCTCGTTTCAacaattttcagattttaaaTTGCAGATATGCTCTTTTAAACCTTCTTGGGAAAGGAGGATTCAGTGAGGTTTACAAG GCTTATGACTTGGTAGAGCATAGATACGTGGCATGTAAGCTGCATGGGTTGAATGCTCAGTGGAGTGAAGAGAAGAAGCAAAGTTATATAAGGCATGCTATTAGGGAGTACAATATCCACAAAACATTGGTGCATACTCACATTGTTCGGCTCTGGGACATTTTTGAGATTGATCAAAATACATTCTGTACAGTCTTAGAATATTGTAGCG gGAAGGATCTTGATGCGGTTCTCAAGTCAACACCAATATTACCTGAAAAAGAAGCCAGGATTATCATAGTTCAGATATTTCATGGCCTTGTTTACTTGAACAAAAGGACACAAAAAATTATCCATTATGACCTGAAACCTGGTAACGTTTTATTTGATGAACTAGGTGTCGCAAAAGTGACAGATTTTGGTCTCAGTAAAATAGTTGAGGATGATGTCGGATCACAGGGTATGGAACTTACATCGCAGGGCGCTGGAACATATTG GTATTTACCTCCTGAATGCTTTGAGCTCAGCAAGACTCCTTTAATATCATCCAAG GTTGATGTCTGGTCAGCTGGTGTACTACTATATCAAATGCTCTTTGGCAGACGTCCATTTGGACACGATCAAACGCAAGAAAGAATACTTCGTGAAGACACGATTATAAAAGCTCGTAAAGTTGATTTCCCTACTCGACCAGCTGTCTCAAACGAGGCGAAG GATTTTATACGCCGTTGTTTGACGTATAACCAAGCTGATAGACCCGATGTTTTGACAATTGCTCAAGATTCATACCTAACCTATTTGAAGAAGTGA
- the LOC101204835 gene encoding uncharacterized protein LOC101204835: protein MMRFLKPLMGFWLLLCCLVVATDATYLKYKDPKQPLGARIKDLMGRMTLEEKIGQMVQIERAVATPDVMKNYFIGSVLSGGGSVPAEKASAETWVNMVNEIQKGSLATRLGIPMIYGIDAVHGHNNVYNATIFPHNVGLGVTRDPELLRRIGEATALEVRATGIPYVFAPCIAVCRDPRWGRCYESYSEDHKIVQQLTEIIPGLQGAIPSNSRKGIPFVAGKQKVAACAKHFVGDGGTTRGIDENNTVIDYNGLLNIHMPAYYNSIQKGVATVMVSYSSWNGVRMHANRDLVTGFLKTKLRFKGFVISDWQGIDRITSPPHANYSYSVQAGVGAGIDMVMVPQNYTEFIDELTRQVKNNIIPMSRINDAVQRILRIKFLMGLFENPLADNSLANQLGSKEHREVAREAVRKSLVLLKNGPSADKPLLPLPKKAGKILVAGTHADNLGYQCGGWTITWQGQSGNDLTVGTTILNAVKNTVDPSTQVVYNENPDAGFVKSNEFSYAIVVVGEPPYAEISGDSTNLSISEPGPSTIKNVCSNVNCVVVVVSGRPVVMQPYVGVANALVAAWLPGTEGQGVADLLFGDYGFTGKLARTWFKTVDQLPMNVGDSHYDPLFPFGFGLTTKPNKY from the exons ATGATGCGGTTCTTAAAACCCTTGATGGGGTTTTGGCTACTGCTTTGCTGTCTGGTTGTTGCTACAGATGCAACTTACTTGAAATACAAAGACCCCAAACAGCCATTGGGTGCTAGAATCAAAGATCTTATGGGTCGGATGactttggaagaaaaaattggCCAAATGGTTCAGATTGAACGGGCAGTTGCAACCCCAGACGTTATGAAGAACTATTTCATTG GGAGTGTACTGAGTGGAGGAGGGAGTGTACCGGCGGAGAAAGCCTCGGCAGAGACTTGGGTCAATATGGTGAATGAGATCCAAAAGGGGTCTTTAGCCACCCGTCTTGGAATCCCTATGATTTATGGGATTGATGCTGTTCATGGTCACAATAATGTGTACAATGCCACTATCTTTCCTCATAATGTTGGTCTTGGTGTTACCAG GGATCCGGAACTTCTTAGGCGGATTGGAGAAGCTACAGCCCTTGAAGTCAGAGCAACTGGAATTCCATACGTTTTTGCTCCGTGTATTGCG GTGTGTAGAGATCCCAGATGGGGTCGATGCTACGAGAGCTATAGCGAAGATCATAAGATTGTTCAACAATTGACTGAGATAATACCTGGATTGCAAGGAGCAATTCCCTCTAATTCGAGAAAAGGAATTCCTTTTGTTGCTGGAAA ACAAAAAGTTGCGGCCTGTGCTAAGCACTTTGTAGGAGATGGTGGCACAACCAGGGGTATCGATGAAAATAACACTGTGATTGATTATAATGGATTGCTTAACATTCACATGCCTGCATATTATAATTCGATACAAAAGGGCGTTGCAACAGTAATGGTATCTTACTCAAGCTGGAATGGAGTGAGAATGCACGCCAACCGTGACCTTGTCACTGGCTTCCTCAAGACCAAGCTCAGGTTCAAG GGGTTTGTTATTTCCGATTGGCAAGGGATTGACAGGATCACCTCTCCTCCACATGCTAATTATTCTTATTCAGTTCAAGCTGGAGTTGGTGCTGGAATTGACATG GTTATGGTTCCACAAAACTACACGGAGTTCATCGACGAGCTCACTCGCCAGGTgaagaataatattattcCAATGAGCAGGATCAATGATGCTGTTCAGAggattttaagaattaaattcCTTATGGGTCTCTTTGAGAACCCATTGGCGGATAACAGCCTAGCCAACCAACTTGGGAGCAAG GAACACAGAGAGGTGGCCAGGGAGGCTGTAAGGAAATCGCTTGTGCTATTGAAGAATGGCCCCTCTGCCGATAAGCCATTGCTTCCTCTTCCTAAAAAAGCTGGAAAGATACTAGTTGCAGGGACTCACGCCGACAACTTGGGCTATCAATGCGGAGGCTGGACGATCACATGGCAGGGTCAGAGTGGCAATGATCTCACTGTTG GTACTACCATTCTCAATGCTGTGAAGAATACGGTTGATCCTTCGACACAGGTAGTGTACAATGAAAACCCAGATGCAGGATTTGTCAAGTCGAATGAGTTCTCATATGCCATAGTTGTTGTGGGGGAGCCTCCATATGCTGAAATTTCTGGCGACAGCACAAATCTCTCCATTTCTGAACCTGGTCCAAGCACCATAAAAAATGTGTGTAGCAATGTCAATTGTGTCGTCGTCGTTGTCTCCGGTCGCCCTGTTGTGATGCAGCCTTATGTTGGAGTAGCCAATGCCCTTGTGGCTGCTTGGCTTCCAGGAACAGAAGGCCAAGGTGTAGCTGACCTTCTGTTCGGTGACTACGGATTCACCGGGAAGCTTGCTCGTACATGGTTCAAGACTGTTGATCAACTCCCTATGAACGTTGGTGATTCACATTATGATCCACTTTTTCCGTTTGGATTTGGTTTGACAACTAAACCAAACAAGTACTAG
- the LOC101205084 gene encoding protein STRICTOSIDINE SYNTHASE-LIKE 3, whose product MGRATENGGSSISFATVIAGFFFLLALYCAIDPFKHSAIANFPDFETYYVELPSWSQIPTERDTENLLQKSTIMFKDQVQGPESVAFDSLGRGPYTGVADGRVLFWNGESWTDFAYTSPNRSEICDPKPSIFGYAKNEHICGRPLGLRFDKKTGDLYIADAYFGLMKVGPEGGLATSLSTEAEGVPFKFINDLDLDDEGNVYFTDSSTKYERRNFIQVVFSAENTGRLLKYNAATGETTVLVRDLHFPNGVSLSKDGSFFLFCEGGKGRLRKYWLKGEKAGTNELFAILPGFPDNVRTNDKGDFWVAVHSRHSTLAHLEAEYPKLRKILLKLPISAKIQFLLHVGGRPHAVAVKYSPEGKLLQILEDTQGKVVKAVSEVEEKDGKLWIGSVLMSFIAVYELH is encoded by the exons ATGGGCCGTGCAACGGAGAACGGTGGCTCTTCCATCTCCTTCGCCACTGTCATCGCCggattctttttcttactaGCTTTGTATTGCGCGATCGATCCCTTCAAGCACAGTGCAATCGCTAACTTCCCTGATTTTGAGACCTACTATGTCGAATTGCCTTCGTGGTCTCAAATACCGACGGAGAGAGATACTGAAAATTTGTTGCAGAAGTCGACCATTATGTTTAAGGATCAAGTTCAGGGTCCTGAGAGTGTGGCTTTTGATTCTTTAGGGCGTGGACCTTATACTGGTGTTGCTGATGGTAGAGTGCTGTTCTGGAATGGTGAATCGTGGACTGATTTTGCTTATACTTCGCCTAATAG GTCGGAGATATGTGATCCTAAACCATCAATTTTTGGTTATGCGAAGAACGAACATATATGTGGCCGCCCTTTGGGACTCCGGTTTGACAAGAAGACAGGCGATTTATATATTGCAGATGCATACTTCGGACTGATGAAAGTCGGACCAGAAGGAGGTCTGGCAACTTCTCTTTCAACTGAAGCAGAAGGAGTGCCATTCAAATTCATCAATGATCTAGACCTTGATGATGAAGGGAATGTATACTTTACAGATAGCAGCACCAAATACGAGAGGAG GAACTTCATACAAGTAGTTTTTTCTGCTGAAAACACCGGGAGACTTTTGAAGTATAATGCTGCTACGGGAGAAACCACTGTACTCGTGAGAGATCTTCATTTCCCAAATGGCGTGTCTCTAAGCAAGGACGGTTCGTTCTTTCTCTTCTGTGAAGGAGGAAAAGGAAG ATTACGCAAGTATTGGTTGAAGGGTGAGAAAGCAGGGACAAATGAGCTATTCGCCATACTTCCTGGATTTCCCGACAATGTCCGAACAAACGACAAGGGCGACTTCTGGGTGGCAGTTCACAGTCGACATTCTACATTAGCTCATTTGGAAGCTGAATATCCAAAACTGAGGAAAATTCTTCTCAAGCTTCCAATATCAGCAAAAATCCAGTTCTTGCTTCATGTTGGAGGAAGGCCTCATGCAGTGGCTGTGAAGTACAGCCCAGAGGGAAAGCTTTTGCAAATACTTGAAGACACCCAAGGAAAGGTTGTGAAAGCAGTGAGTGAAGTTGAGGAAAAAGATGGGAAATTGTGGATTGGAAGTGTTTTAATGTCTTTTATTGCAGTTTATGAGTTGCATTAA